The genomic interval GCGCTTGCATCGACAAATGCTGAAGATTATGAATGGCTGCGCGTTGCAAGAGTAGAGCAGTTGTATCCGTTCCCTCATGCAGAAATCGAACGCATTGTGAAGCAATTCGACAAGCTTGAAGAAATCGTATGGGTACAAGAAGAACCGCAAAACATGGGGTCATGGAGCTTCATGGAACCGCGTCTTCGCGCGTTAGCTCCTAAGAAAGCAGCTGTTCGCTACGTTGGCAGACCTGATCGCTCAAGTACTGCAAGCGGACACCAAGAAGTACATGCCGCAGAACAAAAATGGATTATTTCGACAGCATTGAACGGCAAACCAGTTGAAACAAGTTTGATTAGGGGGTAGTGACTAATGGCTGAAATTATTGTACCGGAACTAGGCGAGTCCATTTCTGAGGGCACAATTACCAAATGGTTCGTGAAGGAAGGCGACTCCGTCAATCAGGGAGATGTCCTACTAGAGCTTGAAACCGATAAGGTTAACATAGAAATTAGCGCTGACAATAGCGGTGTTGTATCTCGCATCGCTAAACAAGACGGAGAAGTTGTACTTGTAGGTGAAGCGATCGGTTCGATTGGAGAAGCAGCGGGCGGCGCAGCCGCACCTGCTGCTCCGGCAGCTGAGCCAGCTCCTGTTGCTGCTCCTGCCGCAGTAGCTGCACCAGCTGCTGCTCCAGCAGCGCCTGTTGCCTCTTCTGCAAATGAAAGTGCAGCAACGATTAATGCATCGCCAGCTGCTCGTAAACGTGCTCGTGAGCAAGGCATTGATCTTTCAGCGCAAGGACAAGCTCCTGCTGCTGCACCTGCACCAGCGGTTGCCACTCCGGTTAAATCTGCTCCGCTAACACAATCAGAACCTGCTAACGCAGGCAAAGATGTGAAGCCGACTGAACGCAAACGGATGTCTCGTCGCCGGGTTACGATTGCTAACCGCCTAGTTGAAGCACAACGCACAGCAGCGATGCTGACGACTTTCAATGAAGTGGATATGACTGCGATTCTTGATTTGCGCAAACGCCGCAAGCAAGCTTTCTTCGAGAAAAATGATGTAAACCTAGGTTTTATGTCATTCTTTACGAAAGCTGTAGTTGGTGCGCTTAAAGCATTCCCGCTGCTTAATGCTGAAATTGACGGCGAAGATATTGTTACGAAAAAATTCTATGATATCGGCATTGCAGTATCTGCAAAAGAAGGTCTTGTCGTTCCGGTCGTTCGTGACGCGGACCGTCTAAGCTTCGCTGAAATCGAGAAAAATATCGTTGAGCTTGCTGGTAAAGCAAGATCAAACACACTTGCCATTTCTGATTTGCAAGGCGGAAGCTTCACTATTACGAATGGCGGCGTATTTGGCTCCTTGCTGTCCACGCCAATTCTTAATGCACCGCAAGTTGGTATTCTCGGCATGCACAAAATTCAAATTCGTCCAGTAGCAATCGATGATGTTCGTATGGAAAACCGTCCGATGATGTATCTTGCATTGTCTTACGATCACCGTATCGTAGATGGCAGCGAAGCTGTTCGCTTCCTCGTAACCGTCAAAGCGCTTCTTGAAGATCCAGAATCACTTCTTCTCGAAGGCTAAATATAAAGCATCACATTAGAGACTGTCCTTTAAGTAGAGTGATCTACTCAAAGGACAGTCTCTTTTTTTTTTGCGATTAAGATGGCCGTTTTATTATGTTATGAAAAAAGATGTCGAAAAAAGATCTGAATATCGATTACAATAAACATAATATTGAACATGGAACCGGGCGTATTATCGGCTACAATTAAGATTTAAGAAGTATTCAATGGAGAGAGGCTGCATAATAGATGCGAGAATCCTTTACTAATCTCACAATGCTCCAGCGGTTCATCGCATTGTTTATTGCACTAGTCGTTATACCTGTTATTTTTATGGATTGGGTTGTCTCGCGCAATGTCGCAGAAATTACGGAACGGCAAGTGGGTTCGACGCTGGTGAAGTGGGTGGAATCGAGTCATGTAACGATTGATCGAACAATCATGCATATGGAAGAGACAATGAATTCGATCATGATGACCAAGGAAATTCAGGAAATGCTTAATATCCCGTTGTCTTCATCCTACGAGCGTTTTAGACGATTCACGTCTCTGGATGAGATGCTGCTCAAACAAACATCTCCTAAAATAGCGTATTCTTTTTTTATGCCGGATTCTGAAAGCCTTTACTCTTTTGTGCCTTCTTTGGATATGCAGACGCGAGGCATCTACTTCTCTACAAATGTGGATGCGCTTCCATGGTATAAGGAGGCTTATCGTGCACAGGGACGGGGAGTGCTGAAGGTACTGCATCAATTCGGAGATAATCCGTCCGATCTGGAGACGCTTGTTATGGTTAAACAAATGAACAGCATAACGAATGGGCGATCACCAGAAGCTGGGTACTTGATCGCGTCGGGACTTGAACGTGTGCTGGCAAGTGATCTTGATCCTGATAATGTGGCGAAGGATGGCGAATTATTGATTTTAAATGAAGATAATACGATCATCTCAACAACAAGCAACTACTCCATCGGAAAGATCCTCCCGTTGCCGGACTACGTATCGAATTCCAAAGGTGGATATATGCCATTCATCAACAATTGATTTTTTCACAAAAGGCATGTCCATGATCTCGATCGTTATTATGGAAACGTGGCAAAACTTTGGCGGAGCGGTGCTCATCTATTTGGCTTCAATCGTCGGCATACCGCGGGATCTGTATGAAGCTGCCGAAATCAACGGTGCAAGCGTATGGCAACGAATTAAGTTTATTACACTGCCTAATTTGCGCTCATTGCTGTTCCTGATGTTTTTACTTCAAATCATTAACACCTCGCAAAGCTTCCAAGCACAACTGGCTATGACTGCCGGAGGTCCGGACAACGCGACTTTAACTTATATGCTGCTTATGAACAGAAATGCATTTACTTATTTGGATTTTGGCAAAGCAACAGCAATGGGTACGATGATGTTCGCCGTTATGATGGTGCTCTCCTTCTTCTACCTGAAAGTGCAGAATAGGAGTGAAAAAGGATGAAAAATA from Paenibacillus sp. FSL K6-3182 carries:
- the odhB gene encoding 2-oxoglutarate dehydrogenase complex dihydrolipoyllysine-residue succinyltransferase, translating into MAEIIVPELGESISEGTITKWFVKEGDSVNQGDVLLELETDKVNIEISADNSGVVSRIAKQDGEVVLVGEAIGSIGEAAGGAAAPAAPAAEPAPVAAPAAVAAPAAAPAAPVASSANESAATINASPAARKRAREQGIDLSAQGQAPAAAPAPAVATPVKSAPLTQSEPANAGKDVKPTERKRMSRRRVTIANRLVEAQRTAAMLTTFNEVDMTAILDLRKRRKQAFFEKNDVNLGFMSFFTKAVVGALKAFPLLNAEIDGEDIVTKKFYDIGIAVSAKEGLVVPVVRDADRLSFAEIEKNIVELAGKARSNTLAISDLQGGSFTITNGGVFGSLLSTPILNAPQVGILGMHKIQIRPVAIDDVRMENRPMMYLALSYDHRIVDGSEAVRFLVTVKALLEDPESLLLEG
- a CDS encoding sugar ABC transporter permease, producing the protein MISIVIMETWQNFGGAVLIYLASIVGIPRDLYEAAEINGASVWQRIKFITLPNLRSLLFLMFLLQIINTSQSFQAQLAMTAGGPDNATLTYMLLMNRNAFTYLDFGKATAMGTMMFAVMMVLSFFYLKVQNRSEKG